Proteins encoded by one window of Sulfurospirillum barnesii SES-3:
- a CDS encoding FeoA family protein has protein sequence MDLSHVSTHQKVLIKAIHAQNVLKKRLLSLGLSVGKTVEVVETSLQKNTIKLALGFSSVALRLEEAKLIEVEALS, from the coding sequence ATGGATTTATCGCACGTTAGTACGCACCAAAAAGTACTCATTAAAGCAATTCATGCACAAAATGTTCTTAAAAAGCGTCTGCTTTCTTTGGGATTAAGTGTTGGAAAAACCGTGGAAGTTGTAGAGACAAGCTTGCAAAAAAACACCATTAAATTAGCACTTGGATTTAGTTCTGTTGCCCTTCGTTTGGAAGAAGCAAAACTGATTGAAGTGGAGGCCTTGTCGTGA
- the feoB gene encoding ferrous iron transport protein B, with translation MKKVVIALVGQPNVGKSHLANAISGSNLKIGNFAGVTVEKATAHFSKEEFAIEFIDLPGLYSLEDFSADEKVTKDFLLKGEYDLILNVVDSTNLDRNLLLTTQLLELQKKMVIALNMDDEAIKDGIHINAEMMSTILNVPCIKVSSKTKANVSVLVDTMMQTLKAPFVEPKLVYSDDVEEVLQTIVQLLDEKRFQHDSMTNRHIAIGLLWQKKEIYALMHEQPLYIELQPLLNNALGHVYMYCQCDDIEEVIHNQHSAFATGLCAEVLSLKTPKSKNLTQAIDALLIHKLFGLPIFIFLMWGLFQLTFSLGEIPMGWIEDGFGWLGDTLGATIENEALQSLIVDGIIAGVGSVVMFLPNIMILFLGIALLETTGYMARAAFLLDGFFHKFGLHGKSFIPLVTGFGCSVPAYMAARTLKNKKDRLLTMFIIGFMSCGARLPVYVLFAGAFFEEEMAGNVLFGIYISGALLGLLAAKVLRVTAFKGEDEPFVMEMPKYRLPSLKLLWFVVYSKSIMYLKKAGTYILIASMLIWFISSYPQNSLIEESYSAKIEALQATEPEAVEPSLEQNATEALVPQEEAIAALENEKNEKLMENTYLGMMGKTIEPLFAPLGFDWKMSVATLSGLAAKEVIVSTLGVLYSLGDEVTEEDSSLREIIASNMSFASAMAFIVFVMIYLPCLAATVVFAKEAQSYKYTAYLVLFTFATAWVLAFITYQLLTLLA, from the coding sequence GTGAAAAAAGTTGTTATTGCCCTTGTGGGTCAACCCAATGTTGGTAAAAGCCATCTTGCCAATGCCATCAGTGGCTCAAACCTCAAAATTGGAAATTTCGCAGGTGTCACGGTTGAAAAAGCAACCGCACATTTTAGTAAAGAAGAGTTTGCTATTGAATTTATTGATCTTCCAGGTCTTTACTCTTTAGAAGATTTTTCAGCCGATGAAAAAGTCACCAAAGATTTTTTATTAAAAGGTGAATACGACCTTATTTTAAATGTGGTTGATTCAACCAATCTGGATAGAAACCTTTTGCTTACAACCCAGTTGCTTGAACTTCAAAAAAAGATGGTCATTGCCCTTAATATGGACGATGAGGCGATTAAAGATGGGATTCATATTAATGCAGAGATGATGAGCACCATTTTAAATGTTCCCTGTATTAAAGTTTCTTCCAAAACCAAAGCAAATGTCTCTGTTTTAGTAGATACAATGATGCAAACACTCAAAGCGCCCTTTGTTGAACCTAAATTGGTTTACAGTGATGATGTCGAAGAAGTACTTCAAACCATCGTTCAATTATTAGATGAAAAACGCTTTCAACACGATTCTATGACCAATCGTCACATTGCGATTGGGCTTTTGTGGCAAAAAAAAGAGATTTATGCTTTAATGCATGAACAACCGCTCTACATTGAGCTTCAACCTCTTTTAAACAATGCCCTAGGGCATGTTTACATGTATTGCCAGTGCGATGACATTGAAGAGGTTATCCACAATCAACACAGTGCCTTTGCAACAGGCTTATGCGCAGAAGTACTCAGCCTAAAAACACCCAAAAGTAAAAACCTAACACAAGCTATTGATGCGCTTTTAATTCATAAACTTTTCGGACTTCCTATTTTTATCTTTTTGATGTGGGGACTTTTTCAACTCACCTTTAGTTTGGGTGAAATTCCTATGGGATGGATTGAAGATGGCTTTGGATGGTTAGGCGATACGCTAGGAGCGACCATTGAAAATGAAGCCTTGCAATCACTCATTGTCGATGGTATCATCGCAGGTGTGGGAAGCGTGGTGATGTTCTTACCAAATATTATGATACTTTTCTTAGGCATTGCGCTTTTGGAGACCACAGGATACATGGCACGTGCGGCGTTTTTGCTTGATGGCTTTTTCCACAAATTTGGACTTCATGGTAAAAGTTTTATTCCTTTAGTCACAGGTTTTGGCTGTTCTGTACCTGCGTATATGGCTGCACGAACCCTTAAAAACAAAAAAGACAGACTCCTTACCATGTTTATCATTGGATTTATGAGTTGTGGTGCACGCTTGCCTGTGTATGTTCTCTTTGCAGGTGCATTTTTTGAAGAAGAGATGGCGGGCAATGTTCTTTTTGGTATTTATATCTCAGGTGCGCTTTTAGGACTTCTTGCCGCTAAAGTGCTTCGTGTCACTGCCTTTAAAGGCGAGGATGAGCCTTTTGTTATGGAGATGCCAAAATACCGTCTTCCAAGCCTCAAACTTTTATGGTTTGTGGTCTACTCAAAATCAATTATGTACCTTAAAAAAGCAGGAACGTATATTCTTATTGCCTCCATGCTGATTTGGTTTATTAGCTCGTATCCACAAAATTCACTCATTGAAGAGAGTTATAGCGCTAAAATTGAAGCCCTTCAAGCCACTGAACCAGAAGCTGTTGAGCCGTCGTTAGAGCAAAATGCAACCGAAGCATTAGTGCCACAAGAAGAGGCAATTGCAGCGCTTGAAAATGAAAAAAATGAAAAATTGATGGAGAATACGTACCTAGGAATGATGGGCAAAACCATTGAGCCTTTGTTTGCACCTTTAGGTTTTGATTGGAAGATGAGTGTTGCAACGCTGAGTGGTTTAGCCGCCAAAGAAGTGATTGTCTCAACGCTAGGTGTTTTATATTCACTGGGCGATGAAGTCACAGAGGAAGATAGCTCTTTACGAGAAATTATCGCCTCCAATATGAGCTTTGCCTCTGCTATGGCATTTATTGTGTTTGTTATGATTTACCTGCCGTGCCTTGCTGCAACGGTTGTCTTTGCCAAAGAGGCACAAAGTTATAAATACACAGCGTACCTCGTGCTGTTTACTTTCGCAACAGCGTGGGTTTTAGCCTTTATAACCTATCAACTACTTACCCTTCTTGCATAA
- the aroC gene encoding chorismate synthase has translation MNNTFGRAFSFTTFGESHGRALGCVVDGVPAGLVMDEAFIQGELDRRKPGQNKFATARKEGDKVEILSGVFEGVSTGTPIAMVIFNENQKSGDYENVKNLFRPGHADFTYFHKYGIRDYRGGGRSSARETAARVAAGAIAKLLLNTLHVKVQSGICAIGGIEAQQYDFERVAESEIYALDGSVEEAQKAKILEAKNAHDSVGGVALVQIVGAPIGLGEPLYYKLDALLADAMMGINGVKGVEIGEGFQASRLMGSQNNDAMSKKGFASNHSGGILGGMSNGDTITCKVYFKPTPSIFLSQETIDTQGTELICNLKGRHDPCIAVRGSVVAESMAALVIADLLLLNLGASMEHLKKIYM, from the coding sequence ATGAACAATACATTTGGAAGAGCGTTTAGTTTTACAACCTTTGGTGAGTCGCATGGACGGGCACTTGGCTGTGTGGTCGATGGTGTGCCTGCTGGATTAGTGATGGATGAAGCGTTTATTCAAGGTGAGTTAGACAGGCGAAAACCAGGGCAGAATAAATTTGCCACGGCACGAAAAGAGGGAGATAAGGTTGAGATTTTAAGCGGAGTCTTCGAAGGGGTAAGTACGGGTACGCCCATTGCGATGGTGATTTTCAATGAGAATCAAAAAAGCGGTGATTATGAAAATGTCAAAAACCTTTTTCGCCCAGGGCATGCCGATTTTACCTATTTTCACAAATATGGCATTCGAGATTACCGAGGTGGGGGACGCTCAAGTGCGCGAGAAACGGCAGCACGTGTAGCGGCTGGAGCGATTGCAAAACTGCTTTTAAATACTTTACATGTAAAAGTTCAAAGTGGCATTTGCGCCATTGGTGGCATTGAAGCGCAACAGTATGATTTTGAGCGTGTGGCAGAGAGCGAGATTTATGCGTTGGATGGCAGTGTCGAAGAGGCTCAAAAGGCAAAAATTTTAGAGGCAAAAAATGCGCATGACTCTGTTGGAGGTGTGGCATTGGTGCAGATTGTGGGTGCTCCTATTGGGCTTGGTGAACCCCTTTATTATAAACTGGATGCTCTTTTAGCCGACGCCATGATGGGCATTAATGGGGTGAAAGGGGTTGAAATTGGTGAGGGATTTCAGGCTTCAAGGCTTATGGGTTCTCAAAACAATGATGCTATGAGCAAGAAGGGCTTTGCAAGCAACCACAGTGGGGGAATTTTAGGCGGTATGAGCAATGGCGATACCATTACATGTAAAGTCTATTTCAAACCTACCCCGTCCATTTTTCTCTCTCAAGAAACGATAGATACGCAAGGAACTGAACTCATATGTAATCTCAAAGGAAGGCATGATCCGTGTATTGCAGTTCGTGGAAGTGTGGTGGCGGAGTCCATGGCAGCTTTAGTCATTGCTGATTTATTGCTACTAAATTTGGGCGCTTCTATGGAGCATTTAAAAAAGATTTACATGTAA
- the rnc gene encoding ribonuclease III, producing the protein MQQKLEALQKRLGYQFKNQNLIIEALTHKSSKQPYNNERLEFLGDAVLDLIVGEYLYHEFTEVAEGELSKLRASLVNEKSFEKLARLLHLGESIYISLAEENNNGREKPSLLSNAFEAIMGALYLEAGLETTRALAISLLEEAYPKIDMDAIFRDHKTTLQELTQAHFGVTPEYRLVRSFGPDHKKEFEIAVCVRGNDLALASGKSKKEAQQKAALLALEILKKEFQ; encoded by the coding sequence ATGCAGCAAAAATTAGAGGCGTTACAGAAGCGTTTGGGTTATCAGTTTAAAAACCAAAACCTGATAATCGAGGCACTTACGCACAAGAGTTCCAAACAGCCTTATAACAATGAGCGTTTGGAGTTTTTGGGCGATGCGGTGTTGGATTTGATTGTGGGTGAGTATTTGTACCATGAATTTACTGAAGTGGCGGAGGGAGAGCTTTCGAAGCTTCGAGCCTCATTGGTCAATGAAAAAAGTTTTGAAAAATTGGCTCGTTTGCTTCATTTGGGAGAGTCGATTTATATCTCTTTGGCGGAGGAAAATAACAATGGGCGTGAAAAACCCTCCTTGCTTTCCAATGCGTTTGAGGCGATTATGGGAGCACTTTATTTGGAAGCGGGTTTAGAGACAACCAGAGCCTTAGCGATTTCTCTTTTGGAAGAGGCGTACCCAAAGATAGATATGGATGCGATTTTTAGAGACCATAAAACCACGCTTCAAGAGCTGACACAAGCACACTTTGGTGTAACACCAGAGTATCGTTTGGTGCGCTCTTTTGGCCCTGATCATAAAAAAGAGTTTGAAATTGCGGTGTGTGTGCGAGGGAATGATTTAGCGCTTGCGAGTGGAAAAAGCAAAAAAGAGGCACAACAAAAAGCGGCTTTGCTAGCATTAGAAATTTTGAAAAAAGAGTTTCAATGA
- the rnhA gene encoding ribonuclease HI codes for MKKISLFSDGSSLGNPGAGGYCAILRFGDVEKIVSGGMADATNNQMELLAVIKGLEALREPCEVTIISDSSYVVKGINEWLGGWVKKGFAKVKNPELWQAYLQASKGHKVKGVWVRGHDGHTENEMCDKIAKEEAMKIKEKG; via the coding sequence ATGAAGAAAATATCTCTTTTCTCTGATGGCTCCTCCTTGGGAAATCCAGGAGCGGGTGGGTATTGTGCGATTTTACGTTTTGGGGATGTGGAAAAAATCGTCAGTGGTGGCATGGCAGATGCCACCAACAATCAAATGGAACTTTTAGCGGTGATTAAAGGCTTAGAGGCGCTTAGGGAACCTTGCGAAGTAACGATTATTAGTGATTCGAGTTATGTGGTTAAGGGCATTAATGAGTGGCTAGGTGGTTGGGTGAAAAAAGGGTTTGCGAAGGTGAAAAATCCTGAGTTATGGCAAGCGTACTTGCAAGCTTCTAAAGGGCATAAGGTGAAGGGTGTGTGGGTAAGAGGGCATGATGGGCATACAGAGAATGAGATGTGTGACAAAATTGCCAAAGAAGAAGCAATGAAAATAAAAGAGAAGGGGTAA
- a CDS encoding tetratricopeptide repeat protein, translating into MDNFFIEYRDPLFGVIILFALVFVISFSNYWWGVFKSKEDKQSIDKFVKKFEIVTDENEYKKLLEDASIPLESLALLAHAYVKGGDYEKAINIYLVALKRVKGRDERQYLLSALGKTYFKAGFLHRSSEIYLESLRLHPRNEESLKYLSVVYEQLQEYAKAQEVLESLEELGAKVRLQRVYLKSLAILKEGNLSDTQKIVQLLELSTEEPFLRRKAFEFMQEIGLKIEPSFFETLPFEEMIDALWYMDAKAYDMLTCKDTLVRKIAMAKGFIPYEEEGDAPFAVDVLGKLRSTGYIKATLGFEYVCSECKQVFPIHFYRCPHCQSIHTAKIQTLLSLASHEENISFL; encoded by the coding sequence GTGGATAATTTTTTTATAGAGTACCGTGACCCTCTTTTTGGCGTTATTATCTTGTTTGCATTGGTGTTTGTTATCTCTTTTTCGAATTACTGGTGGGGCGTTTTTAAAAGCAAAGAGGATAAGCAAAGTATTGATAAGTTTGTAAAAAAATTTGAAATTGTCACCGATGAAAATGAGTATAAAAAACTCTTAGAAGATGCTTCTATTCCCCTAGAATCGCTCGCTTTACTTGCGCATGCGTATGTCAAGGGTGGGGATTATGAAAAAGCGATTAATATTTATTTGGTAGCGCTGAAGCGGGTAAAGGGTCGGGATGAACGGCAGTATTTGCTTTCAGCCTTGGGAAAGACCTATTTTAAAGCAGGTTTTTTGCACCGCAGTTCAGAGATATATTTAGAATCGTTACGGCTACACCCTCGCAATGAGGAGTCTTTAAAATATTTAAGTGTGGTGTACGAACAGCTTCAAGAGTATGCCAAAGCGCAAGAAGTTTTAGAATCGCTTGAGGAGTTGGGGGCAAAAGTACGTCTTCAACGGGTCTACTTAAAAAGCCTTGCCATTTTAAAAGAGGGAAATTTAAGTGATACACAAAAAATTGTTCAGCTTTTAGAACTCTCCACGGAAGAGCCTTTTTTAAGACGAAAAGCTTTTGAATTTATGCAAGAAATAGGTCTAAAAATTGAACCTTCTTTTTTTGAAACATTACCGTTTGAAGAGATGATAGATGCCCTTTGGTATATGGATGCAAAGGCGTACGATATGCTTACATGTAAAGATACTTTGGTACGCAAAATTGCCATGGCAAAAGGCTTTATCCCGTATGAAGAAGAGGGCGATGCTCCCTTTGCGGTGGATGTTTTAGGAAAATTGCGCAGTACGGGTTATATCAAAGCTACCTTAGGATTTGAGTATGTTTGTTCTGAGTGCAAGCAGGTTTTTCCAATTCACTTTTACCGATGTCCGCATTGTCAAAGCATTCATACCGCAAAAATTCAAACCCTTCTCTCTTTAGCCAGTCATGAAGAAAATATCTCTTTTCTCTGA
- the dnaG gene encoding DNA primase, which translates to MIDKTSIENLKQRLDIVEVIGSYLELKKNGANYKCVCPFHNDTSPSLVISPSKQIYHCFACGAGGDSIKFVMEYEKLSYPESIEKLANMVNFSLSYTSNNGAKKEERKLMENLNLFYTQQLDRHLTAKSYLNQRGIAESSIEKFEIGYAPSSFATLDFLSKHAYTMSESMEYGVAGIGENNQPYARFIERVTFPIYTPTGRLVGFGGRTLSNHPAKYVNSPQTKHFNKSQLLYGYHLAKESIFKQKKIIITEGYLDVIMLHQAGFKEAVATLGTALTHEHLPLITRGDPEVIVAYDGDEAGINAALKASILLSQHALRGGVVLFAGGMDPADMVQKGLFDALNHLFRKPQPFIEFALERMIKKYNLKDPLLKQHALEEAMSYLKTLPQAVQESYTGLLSEKLGLHHNLIKIQTHKPKRLEKKERVFEDMLELTIIKTILSEPTLIETVLDTIDSSMFKTHQEEFTLLLENHFEHPKLRRILLWEDIKIYDEKELIASMISFLYHYYSEKFQEIKSARELSYEKKQFLIRKIQEKMMKLKQGELVPYESISTL; encoded by the coding sequence ATGATAGATAAAACATCCATAGAAAACCTCAAACAACGTCTTGATATTGTCGAAGTGATTGGCTCCTATTTGGAGTTGAAAAAAAACGGCGCAAACTACAAGTGTGTTTGCCCTTTTCACAATGATACAAGTCCTAGTTTGGTTATCAGCCCCTCCAAACAAATTTACCACTGTTTTGCCTGCGGTGCAGGTGGCGATAGCATCAAGTTTGTGATGGAGTATGAAAAACTCTCCTACCCTGAGAGCATTGAAAAACTAGCAAACATGGTCAATTTTTCCCTCTCCTATACCTCCAACAATGGTGCAAAAAAAGAGGAGAGAAAACTGATGGAAAATCTTAATCTCTTTTACACACAACAACTTGATAGGCATTTAACCGCTAAGAGTTATTTAAATCAACGAGGGATTGCCGAATCGTCCATTGAAAAATTTGAGATTGGGTATGCCCCCTCCTCCTTTGCTACCCTTGATTTTCTAAGCAAACACGCTTATACCATGAGTGAGTCTATGGAGTATGGTGTGGCAGGCATAGGCGAAAACAATCAACCCTATGCACGTTTTATCGAACGTGTGACCTTTCCTATTTATACTCCTACTGGACGGTTGGTAGGGTTTGGTGGTCGAACCCTTAGCAACCACCCTGCAAAATATGTCAACTCCCCACAAACCAAACACTTTAACAAATCCCAACTGCTCTATGGCTATCATCTTGCCAAAGAGAGCATTTTCAAACAAAAGAAAATTATTATTACTGAGGGATATTTGGATGTAATTATGCTCCATCAAGCAGGCTTTAAAGAAGCCGTTGCAACCCTAGGAACTGCCCTTACCCATGAGCACCTTCCTCTCATTACCCGAGGTGATCCTGAGGTGATTGTTGCTTACGATGGCGATGAAGCAGGCATTAATGCCGCCCTTAAAGCTTCCATACTTCTTAGCCAACATGCACTAAGAGGGGGCGTGGTACTCTTTGCAGGAGGGATGGATCCTGCGGACATGGTACAAAAAGGGCTGTTTGATGCACTCAATCACCTTTTTCGAAAGCCTCAACCGTTTATTGAATTTGCGCTAGAACGTATGATTAAGAAGTACAATCTTAAAGACCCTCTTTTAAAACAACACGCTCTTGAAGAGGCGATGAGCTACCTCAAAACATTGCCACAAGCTGTGCAGGAGAGCTACACAGGTTTACTTTCTGAAAAATTAGGCTTACACCATAATCTCATCAAAATTCAAACCCATAAACCCAAACGCCTAGAGAAAAAGGAGCGGGTGTTTGAAGATATGCTAGAGCTCACCATCATTAAAACCATTTTGAGTGAGCCTACGCTTATTGAGACTGTTTTAGACACCATTGATAGTTCTATGTTTAAAACCCATCAAGAAGAGTTTACGCTTTTGTTGGAAAATCACTTCGAACACCCCAAACTCAGACGCATCTTACTCTGGGAAGATATAAAAATATACGATGAAAAAGAGCTCATTGCCTCTATGATCTCCTTTTTATACCATTACTACAGCGAAAAATTTCAAGAGATAAAATCTGCTCGTGAACTTAGCTATGAAAAAAAACAGTTTTTGATTCGTAAGATTCAAGAAAAAATGATGAAATTAAAACAAGGTGAACTCGTCCCCTATGAAAGCATTAGTACTCTTTAG
- a CDS encoding argininosuccinate synthase domain-containing protein — protein MKALVLFSGGLDSMLAIKLLTQQGIEVIALHVNIGFGVKDDHSEALQRRAELAGARLHVIDVRDEYLQKILFTPKYGYGKQFNPCIDCHGFMFSVAKSLLPHYGASFIATGEVVGQRPMSQNKDALQLVKKLANDVEEELILRPLSALVMQETYPERQGWVKREKLLGINGRGRHAQLALAKELGWEDYPTPAGGCLLTDVFFTTRLRDFIAHDSFAKEDIEVLKNGRHFRLPEGAKLVVGRNEAENNSIEAVQNAKFYLLHVNEEMSAPSSLLSSHATPNDTRLACQIVLTFTKALPNKTYKLSINTHVVESSPFNSKEETKKYLI, from the coding sequence ATGAAAGCATTAGTACTCTTTAGTGGCGGACTTGATAGCATGCTAGCTATCAAGCTGCTCACACAACAAGGCATTGAAGTCATTGCCTTACATGTAAACATTGGTTTTGGTGTCAAAGATGACCATTCTGAAGCGCTTCAAAGAAGAGCAGAACTTGCAGGTGCAAGACTTCACGTCATTGATGTGAGGGATGAATACCTTCAAAAAATTCTCTTCACGCCAAAGTATGGCTATGGAAAACAGTTTAATCCTTGCATTGATTGCCATGGATTTATGTTTAGCGTTGCAAAATCGCTTCTGCCTCACTATGGCGCCTCTTTTATTGCCACAGGTGAAGTGGTGGGACAACGTCCTATGAGTCAAAACAAAGATGCCCTGCAGTTGGTTAAAAAGCTTGCCAATGATGTTGAAGAAGAGCTTATTCTTCGTCCACTATCCGCTTTGGTAATGCAAGAAACCTACCCAGAACGCCAGGGCTGGGTTAAAAGAGAAAAACTTTTAGGCATTAATGGAAGGGGTCGTCATGCGCAACTTGCACTGGCGAAAGAACTCGGTTGGGAAGATTATCCCACTCCTGCTGGAGGATGTTTGCTCACTGATGTTTTTTTTACAACCCGTTTGCGTGATTTTATCGCCCACGATAGCTTTGCAAAAGAGGATATTGAAGTGCTTAAAAACGGGCGTCATTTTCGTTTACCAGAGGGTGCAAAACTCGTAGTAGGTCGCAATGAAGCAGAAAATAATTCTATTGAAGCAGTGCAAAACGCTAAATTTTATCTTTTACATGTAAACGAAGAAATGAGTGCACCAAGCTCACTTTTATCCTCTCATGCAACACCTAATGACACACGTTTAGCCTGTCAAATTGTGCTTACATTTACAAAAGCACTCCCCAATAAGACGTATAAACTTTCCATTAACACTCATGTGGTAGAATCTTCCCCTTTTAACAGTAAAGAAGAAACTAAAAAATACCTTATATAA
- a CDS encoding chemotaxis protein CheC: MTQQHYFNPQQEDILKELINVSFGLSASLIGDMLDNHAKLHIPEISSIDILNLDDKIIELLDKTHEFYLTKQRFLGSFNGEVLFVFNAHSAEAFSSLLLQQARVDESDMKASILELTNIITSACIGKFCEIIHGETIFKVPSIEKRDVNRMQEYDKIEGYDNVIVIKTALDIEKENILGHMFILLNNQMLEHLKHTIDTL, from the coding sequence ATGACACAACAACACTACTTCAACCCACAGCAAGAAGATATTTTAAAAGAGCTGATCAATGTCTCTTTTGGGCTCTCTGCTTCTTTGATTGGCGATATGCTTGACAACCATGCGAAATTGCATATTCCTGAAATTTCGAGCATTGATATTTTAAACCTAGATGATAAAATCATAGAGCTTTTAGATAAAACCCATGAATTTTATCTCACGAAACAACGCTTTTTGGGCTCGTTTAACGGTGAGGTTTTGTTTGTCTTTAATGCCCACTCTGCGGAAGCTTTTTCCTCTTTATTGCTGCAACAAGCACGGGTAGATGAGAGTGACATGAAAGCCTCTATTTTAGAACTGACCAACATTATCACCTCTGCGTGTATTGGTAAATTTTGCGAGATTATTCATGGAGAAACCATTTTTAAAGTGCCCTCTATTGAAAAGCGTGATGTAAATCGTATGCAAGAATACGATAAAATCGAAGGCTACGATAATGTGATTGTCATTAAAACCGCTTTGGACATCGAAAAAGAGAATATTTTAGGGCATATGTTTATTTTACTTAACAATCAGATGTTAGAACATCTCAAACACACCATTGATACGTTGTAG
- a CDS encoding diguanylate cyclase domain-containing protein: MIRCETIIHSLNVGILIIDANLTIHFANKWVGVHANFEPEDALGKNLTHFFDLDENRLKSLHRHIKTALTLGSPSFFTTDSYEYLLAMKNSVTTKSVFEFMQQDITILPYDKEAKKVTLLIYDQTSLMEEKLRSQKESEALAKAVKVANATIKKLETAKNKLIKQKDIIYQQAHCDHLTSLANRSVLNQKLQRLIESNLESGKKFGVLFLDLDNFKEINDSLGHDVGDMILIHVAKTLLLCTRKTDTVTRFGGDEFIILIDSIENEETLKSIASKLVETIAQPIKIRHHDLHVTASIGVSLFPKHGTDFNALIKNADLALYLAKAEGRDTFRIQA, encoded by the coding sequence ATGATACGTTGTGAAACAATTATTCATTCATTGAATGTAGGAATTTTAATTATTGATGCCAACTTAACCATTCATTTTGCTAACAAATGGGTTGGAGTGCATGCTAATTTTGAACCTGAGGATGCCTTGGGGAAAAACCTGACTCATTTTTTTGATTTGGATGAAAACCGCCTTAAATCCCTTCATCGTCATATTAAAACAGCGCTTACCCTAGGAAGCCCCTCTTTTTTTACCACCGATTCGTACGAATATCTTTTGGCGATGAAAAATTCTGTCACCACAAAATCCGTTTTTGAATTTATGCAACAAGATATTACGATTTTACCTTACGATAAAGAAGCCAAAAAAGTCACCCTTCTTATTTACGACCAAACCTCTCTTATGGAAGAAAAATTGCGTTCGCAAAAAGAGAGTGAGGCGTTGGCAAAAGCGGTGAAAGTGGCTAATGCAACCATTAAAAAACTTGAAACTGCTAAAAATAAATTGATTAAGCAAAAAGATATTATTTACCAACAAGCCCATTGTGACCACCTGACCTCACTTGCCAATCGAAGCGTGCTCAATCAAAAACTGCAACGTCTTATTGAGAGCAATCTTGAAAGTGGTAAAAAATTTGGCGTTTTATTTTTAGATTTGGATAATTTTAAAGAAATTAATGACTCTTTAGGACACGATGTGGGGGATATGATTTTAATTCATGTTGCCAAAACACTTCTCTTATGTACTCGAAAAACAGACACCGTCACCCGTTTTGGAGGGGACGAATTTATTATCTTGATTGATAGCATTGAGAATGAAGAAACCTTGAAAAGTATTGCGTCAAAACTGGTGGAGACCATTGCGCAACCCATCAAAATACGCCATCATGATTTACATGTAACCGCAAGTATTGGTGTGAGTCTCTTCCCTAAACACGGAACGGATTTTAATGCCCTGATTAAAAATGCAGACCTTGCACTCTACCTTGCAAAGGCTGAGGGAAGAGATACCTTTCGAATTCAAGCATAA